Sequence from the Anaerolineae bacterium genome:
GTCCAGCGAGGCTCGTACCCCCGGGGAGACTACCACCGGGTGTACTTCGGCGAGATCGTGGCTGTCACCGTCTCGGCGGGCGCCGAGCGGATCTAGGGTCGCCAGTCGCTCTCATCGAAGGGTGGCTCCTCCCGATCTTCGCGGTCTACGTCGCGGTCATCGAGGGGTGGCATGGTGCAGGGCTCCTGTGCCTCCGGCTCGGCCTCGCCGAGGGGAAGGGACAGCGGGCCTTCCTCTTCCTCCGCGAGCTGCTCGGCGGTCTGTTCCTCGGGCGCAGGAGGAGGCTCTTCGGCGGCGGCCTCGCCGGCCTCCACCAGAATGGCGTCATCGCCCACGGCGAAGAGGGCAGAGACGGGGATGAACGTCTTGCCTCGGAAAGCGTCGCGAATGAGGTTATGCGAAAGCCGGTAGCCGAGGATCTTCCCGCTGGCATCGAGAGCGATGTCGCTGATCTCGCCCAGCTTTCGACCTTCGGTGGTGATCACCTGGGTACGGATCACGTCGGTGCCGGCCTTGACTGAGGATCGGGTGGCGGGGTCCTCCGACAGTGTGCTGATGGCCTCGTCCGAGTCAATGAGGGTGACGTGTACCCCGAACAGGCGGATGTGGTCCGCCGTCACCGCTTTGGCCGAGCCGGCCACTGGTGGCTTGCTCAAGATGATGGCGGTGACCCGGTTCTCGTCGGCATCGTAGAGGATCTCTTGGATGCTGCCCACCCGTCGCCCGGAGCTAAGGGTGATGACCGGCTGGCCGAGCAGGCTCTTGATAGTGTGGTTTGGCATGGCAAGTCCTCTCAGAGTGCTCTGGGAGAAATGATAGAGCGCCCGGGCCAGCCGTGTAAAGACGATACCGCAGAACTCCCTCGCGAACCGCCGACCCACGTAACCTGAGGAGGAAGCATGCCAATCCCGGTCTGGCTTGACACTGACATCGGCACCGATGTAGACGACGCCGTAGCTCTGGCGCTGGCCCTACGTTCGCCCGAGATCGAACTGGTGGGCGTCAGCACTGTCTACGGCGACGTGGACCTCCGCAGCCGCATGGTTCTTAAGCTGCTGCAGCTCGCCGGCAGGGGAGACATACCGGTGTACTCAGGTGCTTCGCAACCCCTGATGCGAGAGCGGGCGGTCTACTGGGGCGGCTGGGAAGGGGAGGGCCTGCTGGGGGAGGAGGATCGGTCGTTGGCGCCTCGGCAGGAGCACGCCGTCCTGGCGCTGACGCGGGCGGCCAATGACCGTCCTGGCGAGATCAGCCTGGCCACCATCGGCCCCATGACCAACGTCAGCCTGGCCTTCGCTCTAGATCCCGAACTGGCGGGTAAGCTACGGCGCCTGGTGGTGATGGGTGGGGTAGCACGAACCGGCCCGCAAGGGCTAGGCCTGCCAATTGCCGAGCACAACCTGGCCTGTGACCCGGAGGCCGCTTCTCTGTGCTTCCGCTCCGGAGCGGAGATGGCGATGGTGGGGCTGGACGTGACCACCCAGGTCTGGGTGGACCGGACCGGGATGGAGCGAATCCGGAGGTCGGGCGGTCCCCTAGGTCAGGCCGTGGCGGGACAGCTGGAGCGGTACCTCGCCATCCGGAAACGCGAGCGCACGATGATGCATGATCCTCTGGCCCTGTCCTACCTGATCCGACCGGAGTTCCTGGAGCTGGTGCCGGCCGAGGTGCAGATCGAGACGCGAAGCGAGTTGGCGTCAGGGGCCACCTGGGTGCGCCGGACCGACGAGTCGCGCACCCGGGTGGCAGTGGGCGTAGACGCCCGAGGGTTTGAGGCGTTCCTGCTGGAGCGCCTGTCTAGGGAGTGACGGCCTCGCCGCTCTCCGCGGATCGTCTTTCGGCTTCGATAAGCTCGATGGACTGCTGGGCGCTCTCGGGCGCGACCATCGTGGCCGGGCTGCGCCCTTCGGCCAGGCAGTTGACGAAGAACTCCAGCTCCAGGTAGTAGGCGTCCCCTTCGAGGGCCAGGCTCTCAGGGTCCTGGCCTGCCCGGTGTACCTGTAGCGATGGACTCCGGGTGCTGTCGAAGTGGAGCAGACCATCCTCGAAGACCGCCAGGTAAGCAGCCCGGAAGTCGAAGGTGACCGTCTGGTACCAGGCCGCGTCTACCAGCACCTCGGGCCCGCCCTCGTAGGTGTACAGAGCACTGACCAGGTCGTAGCCGCCGGTGGCGGGCGTCTTGATGGCGCGAGCGTACAGCCGGTTGGGCTTTCCCAGGAGGTAGTTGACAAAGTCCACATCGTGGACGTGCAGGTCGAGCATGGCGCCCCCGCTGCGGGCGGCGTCTGTCATCCAGCCCTCCCAAGTCCAGACCGGCTTGGCCGAGCGGCGGATGAACTCGGCTTTGATCAGCCGGCCGAGCCGACCGGAATCGAGCGTCTCCTTGAGATAGACGTACTCGGGCCAGAAGCGGAGGCACTGAGCCACCATGAGCTCCACCCCGTTCCGGTGGGCGGCCTCGATCATACGGGTGGTCTCCTCAGAGGTGAGGGCCATCGGCTTCTCCACCACCACGTGCCTGCCGGCCTCCGCTGCCAGCTGAGCGAACTCGGCATGGAGGTAGGTGGGAAGGCAGATGTCCACGAGATCCACGTCGGCGTCGCGAATGAGATCGCGTCCGTCGGCGTAGACCTGGTAGCTGGCAACGTCGAGGCGGGGCAGAGGCACCTCGATGTTGCCCACGACGTTGGCGCGTCCCTGCCGACGGTCGGGGTCGGCGTCGGCGACGGCCACGATGCGGGCGTTGGGCAGCTTCTCGTAGTTGGCGGTGTGAGCCCGGCCCATGAACCCCAGGCCTATCACCCCAACGCGGATCTCTTGCTTGCTCATCTGGTTTCGCCTCCGAATATGACGTCCACGGCGCGTGAGGCACGGTAGATCATATCGTCAGGGAACTGGTTGGGGGGAAACTGCTCCACGACCGCCCAACCGTTGTAGCCCACGGCTTGCAGGGCGCGCACGACCGCCGGGTAATCCACATCGCCCTGCAGGAGCTCCACGAAGCCCTCCAAGGTGCCCACATTGCAGCGGAAATCCTTGAAGTGGACGGCCCGCACCCGCGAGCCCAGGATCTTGATCCAGTGCTCCGGGTATCCCGTGCGCATCACGTTGCCCACGTCGAAGTACACGCCCACGAAGGGGCTGCCAACTGCGTCCACGAAGTCGCGCATCTCGAAGGGAGCGGTGAGGAAGCGGTTCCAGACGTTCTCGATCCCTATGTTCACCTGCCACCGCTCGGCGTCGGACGCCAGCTCGCGGAAGTCTGCCAACGCGCGGTCGTGGGCCTCCTGGTAATCGGCTACCACGGGGGCGCCCGAGAGGAAGGGGCCCACGAAGCCGGGCACCACCAAGATGGTGCTGGCACCGATGGTGGCAGCGATGCGGAGCATGTGCCGCACATGTTCCTTGGCTTCTTCGC
This genomic interval carries:
- a CDS encoding nucleoside hydrolase; the encoded protein is MPIPVWLDTDIGTDVDDAVALALALRSPEIELVGVSTVYGDVDLRSRMVLKLLQLAGRGDIPVYSGASQPLMRERAVYWGGWEGEGLLGEEDRSLAPRQEHAVLALTRAANDRPGEISLATIGPMTNVSLAFALDPELAGKLRRLVVMGGVARTGPQGLGLPIAEHNLACDPEAASLCFRSGAEMAMVGLDVTTQVWVDRTGMERIRRSGGPLGQAVAGQLERYLAIRKRERTMMHDPLALSYLIRPEFLELVPAEVQIETRSELASGATWVRRTDESRTRVAVGVDARGFEAFLLERLSRE
- a CDS encoding Gfo/Idh/MocA family oxidoreductase, with the protein product MSKQEIRVGVIGLGFMGRAHTANYEKLPNARIVAVADADPDRRQGRANVVGNIEVPLPRLDVASYQVYADGRDLIRDADVDLVDICLPTYLHAEFAQLAAEAGRHVVVEKPMALTSEETTRMIEAAHRNGVELMVAQCLRFWPEYVYLKETLDSGRLGRLIKAEFIRRSAKPVWTWEGWMTDAARSGGAMLDLHVHDVDFVNYLLGKPNRLYARAIKTPATGGYDLVSALYTYEGGPEVLVDAAWYQTVTFDFRAAYLAVFEDGLLHFDSTRSPSLQVHRAGQDPESLALEGDAYYLELEFFVNCLAEGRSPATMVAPESAQQSIELIEAERRSAESGEAVTP
- a CDS encoding sugar phosphate isomerase/epimerase, with amino-acid sequence MRKAINMWAFTPDKSLADCFRLARDAGFEGVELAYDAQGPVSPATSDPDLQGIRSLAESMGLALPTLASGIFWSKNILSPEAAEREEAKEHVRHMLRIAATIGASTILVVPGFVGPFLSGAPVVADYQEAHDRALADFRELASDAERWQVNIGIENVWNRFLTAPFEMRDFVDAVGSPFVGVYFDVGNVMRTGYPEHWIKILGSRVRAVHFKDFRCNVGTLEGFVELLQGDVDYPAVVRALQAVGYNGWAVVEQFPPNQFPDDMIYRASRAVDVIFGGETR